The window CTTCCATCAGTCTGCTTTCGAGATGGTCGACTACATCTTTTTTACTCCTCTCACTAATTCAAAAGGTTTTCGACTTCTACACAGGAAAGCTCTTCCTAGCACTGATGTACTGAAACAGTTCGGCCCTCAACCTCATGAGTTTCTTTCTTCTGATCATCTATTCCTTTGTGCAATGTTTCAATTGATATATTAATCTTCAATGATGATCGAACACTTATTTATTTGATCTATTTTAttcaactataatattattggtgaGTCTTATATCAAGTACCAACTATAATTACAAAATGAATACCTAGTACCTGTGTGCAATCACTTCTAAACACATTCATAAGCTAGCCCTGCCCACAAACGAGCCACTCCCCTTTTCTCATTTTCTCCTGACCCTATGTGTTTATTTTGGTATGCTCAAAAACGGCTAACTAGCTATGAGTGTATATTCAGCATTCTGCTTGTTACTGTGCCTCCTGTTGGTAATTGGTGAATCTTCATTGGAGAAAGATGGAGCACCTTGGAAGAGAAGCTCAAATGCAAACATCGCCCCACTCTCAGATGACATAGATGATAACTTCCAGTCAAATTTCAGACAAAGCCTGAGTGAAGTGGACACTCTACTGAGACCATTTttgatacacacacaagtaaGCTAAAGCAAGCAAAATCTGCTTACCAtatctgtgtacatgtacatgtatatgcaaagtttgtgggaggggctggcACTTAAAGAAACTTTATCTCTGCAGGATGGCTTCCTTGTGCTAGTAAATGGAAGTCAAACAAGAAATTTGACCATTTCCACTACTGTCTATCAACATTTGAAGGTATAAGCTGGGTTTTTTGTAACTTGTAACCCCATGATAGTACTTGTCGTACTAACAGCTTCTCCTTTCCCGATCCCCCCACTAGGTGGTAAGTCATCTTCCAGTTAGTGCTGTATCCTTACTCCTACCAGAGCTCCTTGATGCCAGACGGGTGCTAACAAATTCAAGTGAAACACGACAGAGTCTTGTGGACCTTCGAGAATATGCTGAAAATCTGTACTCATTGATTAACTCAACATTGACAACATTTTTCACAAATCAGCAAGTAAGTACACACATCATTTATCTTGGACTATCTTACATTTTTCCTCAGTCCAATAGGCAGCAAGAGATCATTCAGATTGTCCTGGATTTCCTAACAAGGGTACTGGATGGATCCATCGACATCACTATGAAGAACTTGATGTTTCTCATGGAGTCTTTGTCCGATCACCTTGCGGCCAACTCTCAAGACGCTGTGTTGGACTATCTTATATGGTAAACGATTTAGTAAAAGTGGTAAGCAAGTTACTACAACATGCACATCCgttaatacacacacacacgctacACTGCCTTTACTACATTATGTTTGTGTCCAACAGTTTGAACAGGACTATATCAAGTCTGGGAGTGCCACAGAAGGTATTAACTGAGGAATTGGTTGTAATTCTGTCAGCTGATCCATTCTCTATCACTGGAAGTTTCGTACATCAGGTATACATAAATTACCACACTGTATACACTTGATACAAAACACATTCGACCACAAATCATCATTTTAATCTCTATTGTTATGTTTCACCCTTATTTTACTACatgcagacataattattataagtatgACTACAAATCATCATCTTTAAAAAGTAACTCTCTATTGTTTATGTTTCGCCCTTATTTGCAGTACTACGTGCAGCTGCTGAATATCAACCCAGATTCACAAAGGTCAGCTCGATCTGTACACATTGTTGTGAAGAAaccccataattatgattcccttctctctctctgtctACAGAATAATTTTGAGACCCCGTACTACCTCAACAAATTGCAGTGCTTCTCCTACTGACTCCTATCAGCCACAGCTGTTTGATACCACCCTGTTTCAATCCATCAGCAATATCTTTTACAATGACAGTTTTACCTCTCTACATAGCGAACTATCTCAAGCAGCAGCTGGAATTATATGCTCAGACAATCTAACGTTATCATCATGTACGACTGAGTCTGCAGTTAAAGGATTCTATACTCG of the Halichondria panicea chromosome 2, odHalPani1.1, whole genome shotgun sequence genome contains:
- the LOC135331467 gene encoding uncharacterized protein LOC135331467, coding for MSVYSAFCLLLCLLLVIGESSLEKDGAPWKRSSNANIAPLSDDIDDNFQSNFRQSLSEVDTLLRPFLIHTQDGFLVLVNGSQTRNLTISTTVYQHLKVVSHLPVSAVSLLLPELLDARRVLTNSSETRQSLVDLREYAENLYSLINSTLTTFFTNQQSNRQQEIIQIVLDFLTRVLDGSIDITMKNLMFLMESLSDHLAANSQDAVLDYLICLNRTISSLGVPQKVLTEELVVILSADPFSITGSFVHQYYVQLLNINPDSQRIILRPRTTSTNCSASPTDSYQPQLFDTTLFQSISNIFYNDSFTSLHSELSQAAAGIICSDNLTLSSCTTESAVKGFYTRLEKGYIVLMMIFGGFAVFFGVIVGCITYEDRVMASERKTQEKQTNFKLEGPNVFTPVSSLREDQDSVAYQHSTETMSPLLSMST